Proteins encoded by one window of Halorubrum ruber:
- a CDS encoding creatininase family protein, protein MYLADHTWPELGDALDPGSVALVPLGSTEQHGPHLPLATDHLIAEGLATAAAERSDAFRTPTINVGVSPHHRQFPGTMWVDPPEFRDYVESFSRNLAYHGIDRVVFVNAHGGNVQHLREVGRRLHEDEVAYAVEWMWDESIPELVDDLFERNGPHAGPKETAMITHLAPELVREDRLEDARDGGLVDLESAETMVHGARTFYDSVDNSANGAFGDPTDVTPEKSERLFEAAADQLVQLAEWIGDRDEAELFPEPRVEREST, encoded by the coding sequence ATGTACCTCGCGGACCACACTTGGCCGGAACTGGGCGACGCGCTCGACCCCGGCTCCGTCGCGCTCGTCCCGCTCGGCTCGACCGAACAGCACGGCCCGCACCTGCCGCTGGCGACCGACCACCTGATCGCCGAGGGGCTCGCGACGGCGGCCGCCGAGCGATCGGACGCGTTCCGGACGCCCACGATCAACGTCGGCGTCAGCCCGCACCACCGGCAGTTCCCGGGGACGATGTGGGTCGACCCGCCGGAGTTCCGCGACTACGTCGAGTCGTTCTCGCGGAACCTCGCGTACCACGGGATCGACCGCGTGGTGTTCGTCAACGCCCACGGCGGCAACGTCCAGCACCTCCGGGAGGTCGGCCGCCGCCTCCACGAGGACGAGGTCGCCTACGCCGTCGAGTGGATGTGGGACGAGTCGATCCCGGAGCTGGTCGACGACCTCTTCGAGCGCAACGGCCCGCACGCCGGGCCGAAGGAGACCGCGATGATCACCCACCTCGCGCCCGAGCTCGTCCGCGAGGACCGGCTCGAAGACGCCCGCGACGGCGGCCTCGTCGACCTTGAGAGCGCAGAGACGATGGTCCACGGCGCCCGGACGTTCTACGACTCGGTCGACAACTCCGCGAACGGCGCGTTCGGCGACCCGACCGACGTGACGCCGGAGAAGAGCGAGCGCCTGTTCGAGGCGGCTGCGGACCAGCTCGTCCAGTTAGCGGAGTGGATCGGCGACCGCGACGAGGCGGAGCTGTTCCCCGAGCCCCGAGTCGAGCGGGAGTCGACTTAG
- a CDS encoding DUF5804 family protein produces MTRVCLLGDPDVELSYELLSRETARDALATYDIEEPFENSVAVDTVSLGAAVSLLNDLDWYLVRFVEEALVLEPSVATDEWLSRDLAREVRDGDVPPEETDQRLKVFGLVDGRPVEPLFVRRRQGETPEYDLRDVDETVIVRVSESEFSG; encoded by the coding sequence ATGACGCGGGTGTGTCTCCTCGGCGACCCTGACGTGGAGCTCTCCTACGAGCTGCTCTCCCGCGAGACGGCTCGCGACGCGCTCGCGACCTACGACATCGAGGAGCCGTTCGAGAACAGCGTCGCCGTCGACACCGTGAGCCTCGGCGCCGCCGTCTCCCTCCTCAACGACCTCGACTGGTACCTCGTCCGCTTTGTCGAGGAGGCGCTCGTGTTAGAGCCGTCCGTCGCGACCGACGAGTGGCTCTCCCGGGACCTCGCCCGCGAGGTCCGCGACGGCGACGTGCCCCCCGAGGAGACCGACCAGCGCCTGAAGGTGTTCGGGCTCGTCGACGGCCGGCCGGTCGAACCCCTCTTCGTCCGGCGGCGACAGGGCGAGACGCCGGAGTACGACCTCCGCGACGTCGACGAGACCGTGATCGTCCGCGTGAGCGAGTCGGAGTTCTCCGGGTGA
- a CDS encoding methyltransferase domain-containing protein: MTDAAYLLVHEDREYLLEPGEEFGTDLGVIEVPEDVAAGDEVETHLGTAFEVRALRGPDLFNHLERTGAPMMPRDVGLVMGHTGASGGDRVLDAGTGTGILAAYLGRAGADVTTYEVDAEFAEVARDNMRTAGVADRVEVRTGDLTDELDDLADAEPFNVLTLDTGDAPAVVERADDLLAPGGRLAVYSPFVEGTREAALAAREAGFAEVETLETIQREMDFSDRGSRPSTAGVGHTGYLVFGRAP; the protein is encoded by the coding sequence GTGACGGACGCCGCGTACCTGCTCGTCCACGAGGACCGTGAGTACCTGCTGGAGCCCGGCGAGGAGTTCGGCACCGACCTCGGCGTGATCGAGGTCCCCGAAGACGTCGCGGCCGGCGACGAGGTCGAGACCCACCTCGGTACCGCCTTCGAGGTCCGCGCGCTCCGCGGTCCCGACCTCTTCAACCACCTCGAACGCACCGGCGCGCCGATGATGCCCCGCGACGTGGGGCTCGTGATGGGTCACACCGGCGCGTCAGGCGGCGACCGCGTCCTCGACGCCGGCACTGGCACGGGGATCCTCGCGGCGTACCTCGGCCGGGCCGGCGCCGACGTGACGACCTACGAGGTCGACGCCGAGTTCGCCGAGGTTGCCCGCGACAACATGCGGACCGCTGGCGTCGCCGACCGCGTCGAGGTCCGGACCGGCGACCTCACCGACGAGTTAGACGACCTCGCCGACGCGGAGCCGTTCAACGTGCTCACGCTCGACACCGGCGACGCCCCCGCCGTCGTCGAGCGCGCGGACGACCTGCTCGCGCCCGGCGGTCGCCTCGCCGTCTACTCCCCGTTCGTCGAGGGGACCCGCGAGGCCGCCCTCGCGGCCCGGGAGGCCGGCTTCGCCGAGGTCGAGACGCTGGAGACGATCCAGCGCGAGATGGACTTCTCCGACCGCGGCTCGCGCCCCTCCACCGCCGGCGTGGGCCACACGGGGTACCTCGTGTTCGGGCGGGCGCCCTGA
- a CDS encoding HVO_0758 family zinc finger protein has translation MKSTRKGLRDGDLMKDTYERLNCADCEQVLKKENDPDEVFSVRICPECGARFKELR, from the coding sequence ATGAAATCCACGCGCAAGGGGCTCCGCGACGGCGACCTGATGAAGGACACCTACGAGCGGCTGAACTGCGCCGACTGCGAGCAGGTGTTGAAAAAGGAGAACGACCCCGACGAGGTGTTCTCGGTCCGCATCTGCCCGGAGTGCGGCGCGCGGTTCAAGGAGCTTCGCTGA
- a CDS encoding DUF7109 family protein: MADGPSVAARDDLAGVVDLFGWLTRAELSNALSELAFKQRTEVDEDAIDAAIDLAVAEYALVPAPADALSGGGADDVADAETDPADKSTALAVGPAAFPTLPEGAEDLPHILDVPDREVDRETLADAVLDRLREEAVEAIGEGDDDRLETLADVTYDVEAWAPVDVDPVRTRILAEVDEEG, from the coding sequence ATGGCGGACGGACCGAGCGTCGCCGCGCGCGACGACCTCGCCGGCGTCGTCGACCTCTTCGGCTGGCTCACGCGTGCGGAGCTGTCGAACGCGCTCTCGGAGCTGGCGTTCAAGCAGCGGACCGAGGTCGACGAGGACGCCATCGACGCCGCCATCGACCTCGCGGTCGCGGAGTACGCGCTCGTGCCGGCGCCGGCGGACGCGCTCTCGGGCGGCGGCGCGGACGACGTCGCGGACGCCGAAACCGACCCCGCCGACAAGTCGACCGCCCTCGCGGTCGGTCCGGCCGCGTTCCCGACGCTCCCGGAGGGGGCGGAGGACCTGCCGCACATCCTCGACGTGCCGGACCGCGAGGTCGACCGCGAGACGCTCGCGGACGCGGTGCTCGACCGGCTTCGCGAGGAGGCGGTCGAGGCGATAGGCGAGGGCGACGACGACCGCTTGGAGACGCTCGCGGACGTGACCTACGACGTGGAGGCGTGGGCGCCGGTCGACGTGGACCCGGTTCGGACGCGGATTCTCGCGGAAGTCGACGAGGAGGGCTGA
- a CDS encoding glycosyl transferase family 2 — translation MEYVQERVTTLHALTDHRPDAPTDRAAVVVPMTEREYGTLAAERVLSTLETVDPARVIVPLRAAADRAGPFAEWLGEFDLDVETLWCDGPRLASLLEARGLDGERGKGRDVWLALGRALNEEFVVVHDADTKTYSPAFVNRLLFPLGQGYRFSKGYYARVEDGSLYGRLFRLFFRPLVRALGDAAPGRTPDVLEYLSAFRYALAGEFAATSDLVSRLRVQRGWGLEVGTLGEAFGHAGFADSAQVDLGRYEHDHRSVDGPTGLADMSRAVGEATLRAVEDAGVDVDYDGLAERYRDAAETLVDGYATDAAFNGLSYDAADERSQVATYAEALGEPGPDTRLPAWEDAPVDPDEVREAAREDLDAVRGDGATGGIDAVGARPTDDGQAEPAPGED, via the coding sequence ATGGAGTACGTTCAGGAACGCGTGACGACCCTTCACGCGTTGACCGACCACCGGCCCGACGCCCCCACGGACCGGGCCGCGGTCGTCGTGCCGATGACCGAGCGCGAGTACGGGACGCTTGCGGCCGAGCGCGTGCTCTCGACGCTGGAGACGGTCGACCCGGCCCGCGTGATCGTCCCGCTGCGGGCCGCCGCCGACCGCGCCGGCCCGTTCGCGGAGTGGCTCGGCGAGTTCGACCTCGACGTCGAGACACTGTGGTGCGACGGCCCCCGGCTCGCGTCGCTGCTGGAGGCGCGGGGGCTCGACGGCGAGCGCGGCAAGGGGCGAGACGTGTGGCTCGCCTTAGGTCGTGCGCTCAACGAGGAGTTCGTCGTCGTCCACGACGCCGACACGAAGACCTACTCGCCGGCGTTCGTCAACCGACTCTTGTTCCCGCTGGGTCAGGGGTACCGGTTCTCGAAGGGGTACTACGCCCGGGTCGAGGACGGCTCGCTGTACGGGCGGCTGTTCAGGCTGTTCTTCCGGCCGCTCGTCCGCGCGCTCGGTGACGCTGCGCCCGGCCGGACGCCCGACGTCTTAGAGTACCTCTCCGCGTTCCGCTACGCGCTCGCCGGCGAGTTCGCGGCGACGAGCGACCTCGTCTCGCGGCTCCGCGTCCAGCGCGGCTGGGGGTTAGAGGTCGGGACGCTCGGCGAGGCGTTCGGCCACGCCGGCTTCGCGGACAGCGCGCAGGTCGACCTGGGTCGGTACGAACACGACCACCGCTCCGTCGACGGACCGACCGGCCTCGCCGACATGAGCCGGGCGGTCGGCGAGGCGACGCTGCGCGCGGTCGAGGACGCCGGCGTCGACGTCGACTACGACGGGCTCGCAGAGCGGTACCGCGACGCGGCGGAGACGCTGGTCGACGGCTACGCGACCGACGCCGCGTTCAACGGCCTCTCGTACGACGCGGCCGACGAGCGCTCGCAGGTGGCGACGTACGCCGAGGCGCTCGGGGAGCCGGGGCCGGACACCCGGCTCCCGGCGTGGGAGGACGCGCCGGTCGACCCCGACGAGGTCCGCGAGGCGGCGCGCGAGGACCTCGACGCGGTTCGCGGCGACGGGGCGACCGGCGGAATCGACGCCGTCGGCGCCCGGCCGACCGACGACGGACAGGCGGAGCCCGCCCCGGGGGAGGACTGA
- a CDS encoding transcriptional regulator TbsP domain-containing protein, with product MTADDAGAETDAGAASDDAAAATDGSVAASDDLGGTSEVADVLPRPADTLAEAVEAALAGRSAVVAVGVPIRLLPAVLAARERSSGPPWRIACRPGVVDALSRALVLGTAVAEAVENDEIRVRTGEPLGHGTGGTLFASPDRVDAVVGPRGDRTLAATAVDTDSAAADTDPKAVDGARTTAEARYDAASPATVEMPSRTRLLADAREVLDDRFADDLEALLASLEPGEFGRTTEVPDRTLLVALAARHDHLFRDLRTWVGTDGVGIAPAQEFTGDRQALVDRELIESIKVPMGPGRPMLRLRAVDDALLRARAEEVPSVLRGRFALPTDADGRIREDASREGRRPVWERRRW from the coding sequence GTGACCGCGGACGACGCCGGAGCCGAGACCGACGCTGGCGCCGCCAGCGACGACGCCGCGGCGGCGACCGACGGGTCCGTGGCCGCGAGCGACGACCTCGGCGGGACATCCGAGGTCGCAGACGTCCTCCCGCGTCCCGCCGACACGCTCGCCGAAGCGGTCGAGGCCGCGCTGGCGGGGCGGTCCGCCGTCGTCGCGGTCGGCGTCCCGATACGACTGCTCCCGGCGGTGCTGGCGGCCCGCGAACGGTCGTCGGGCCCGCCGTGGCGGATCGCGTGCCGCCCCGGCGTCGTCGACGCGCTCTCACGCGCGCTCGTCCTCGGCACCGCGGTCGCCGAGGCGGTCGAGAACGACGAGATACGGGTCCGGACCGGCGAGCCGCTCGGGCACGGGACGGGCGGGACGCTTTTCGCGAGCCCGGACCGCGTCGACGCCGTGGTCGGCCCCCGCGGGGACCGCACGCTCGCGGCGACTGCGGTCGACACCGATTCGGCGGCGGCCGACACCGACCCAAAGGCAGTCGACGGCGCCCGCACGACGGCCGAGGCGCGGTACGACGCGGCGTCGCCGGCGACCGTCGAGATGCCCTCGCGGACTCGGCTGCTCGCCGACGCGCGCGAGGTCCTCGACGACCGGTTCGCGGACGACCTGGAAGCCCTGCTGGCGTCGCTCGAACCCGGCGAGTTCGGCCGTACGACCGAGGTGCCGGACCGAACGCTCCTCGTCGCGCTCGCGGCGCGACACGACCACCTCTTCCGGGATCTGCGGACGTGGGTCGGGACCGATGGCGTCGGGATCGCCCCGGCACAGGAGTTCACCGGCGACCGGCAGGCCCTCGTCGATCGGGAGCTGATCGAGTCGATCAAGGTGCCGATGGGGCCGGGGCGGCCGATGCTCCGCCTCCGCGCGGTCGACGACGCGCTGTTGCGCGCCCGCGCCGAGGAGGTGCCGAGCGTCCTCCGGGGACGGTTCGCGCTGCCGACCGACGCGGACGGGCGGATTCGAGAGGACGCGAGCCGCGAGGGGCGGCGGCCGGTCTGGGAGCGGCGTCGGTGGTGA
- a CDS encoding pyridoxal phosphate-dependent aminotransferase produces MTTFSDRVERISISGIREVFEAAGDDAINLGLGQPDFPTPDHARQAAVDAIESGKADAYTENKGTRSLREAIAEKHRADQGIDLDPGNVVATAGGSEALHIALEAHVDAGDEVLIPDPGFVSYDALTKLTGGEPVPVPLRDDLTIDPAAVEDAITEDTAAFVVNSPGNPTGAVSSEEDVREFARIADEHDVLCISDEVYEYTVFDGEHHSPIEFAETDNVVVVNSASKLFSMTGWRLGWVYGAGERVERMLRVHQYAQACASAPAQYAAEAALRGDRDVVDEMTASFERRRDILLDGFDDIGIDCPTPQGAFYAMPRVPDGFVDECLDRGVVVVPGEAFGEGGAGHARISYATDEDELREALDVMAEAYAAVR; encoded by the coding sequence ATGACGACGTTCTCCGACAGGGTCGAGCGGATTTCGATAAGCGGGATCCGAGAGGTGTTCGAGGCGGCCGGCGACGACGCGATCAACCTCGGACTCGGGCAACCTGACTTCCCGACGCCGGACCACGCCCGGCAGGCCGCGGTCGACGCCATCGAGTCCGGGAAGGCGGACGCCTACACCGAGAACAAGGGAACCCGCTCGCTCCGGGAGGCCATCGCCGAGAAGCACCGCGCGGATCAGGGGATCGACCTCGACCCCGGGAACGTCGTCGCGACCGCGGGCGGCAGCGAGGCGCTCCACATCGCCCTCGAAGCCCACGTCGACGCCGGCGACGAGGTGCTGATCCCGGACCCGGGGTTCGTCTCCTACGACGCCCTGACGAAGCTGACCGGCGGCGAGCCGGTCCCCGTGCCGCTCCGCGACGACCTCACCATCGACCCGGCCGCGGTCGAGGACGCCATCACCGAGGACACGGCGGCGTTCGTCGTGAACTCGCCCGGCAACCCCACGGGCGCGGTCTCCTCCGAGGAAGACGTGCGCGAGTTCGCGCGCATCGCCGACGAACACGACGTGCTCTGTATCTCCGACGAGGTGTACGAGTACACCGTCTTCGACGGCGAGCATCACTCGCCGATCGAGTTCGCGGAGACGGACAACGTCGTGGTCGTCAACTCCGCCTCGAAGCTGTTCTCGATGACGGGCTGGCGGCTCGGCTGGGTGTACGGCGCCGGCGAGCGCGTCGAGCGCATGCTCCGCGTCCACCAGTACGCGCAGGCGTGCGCCTCGGCGCCGGCGCAGTACGCCGCGGAGGCCGCGCTTCGGGGCGACCGCGACGTCGTCGACGAGATGACCGCCTCCTTCGAGCGCCGCCGCGACATCCTCCTCGACGGCTTCGACGACATCGGGATCGACTGCCCGACGCCGCAGGGGGCGTTCTACGCGATGCCGCGCGTGCCCGACGGGTTCGTCGACGAGTGTCTCGACCGCGGCGTGGTCGTCGTCCCCGGCGAGGCGTTCGGCGAGGGCGGCGCCGGCCACGCGCGCATCTCGTACGCGACCGACGAGGACGAACTGCGCGAGGCGCTCGACGTGATGGCCGAGGCGTACGCGGCGGTCCGCTGA
- a CDS encoding DUF192 domain-containing protein, whose translation MRRRRLLRVTAVATAGAAAGCLGGGNVGNDGSDSDEDDTGDGTNGDIEWPSEPYADYETTTVTVESPDGEARGSVTAAIADSGPKRRLGLSDAEALPEDGGMLFVYDAPLQSLTYVMRRMSFGIDIVFVDGDREIVRIHNAPEPGPNEDGEEQQYDGSGQYVLEVPYEWTDRHGVEVGDSLAFDL comes from the coding sequence ATGAGACGCCGTCGCCTTCTCCGAGTGACTGCCGTTGCGACCGCGGGTGCCGCGGCTGGCTGTCTCGGGGGCGGGAACGTGGGGAACGACGGCAGCGATTCGGACGAAGACGATACGGGTGACGGAACCAACGGTGATATCGAGTGGCCCAGCGAACCGTACGCAGACTACGAGACGACGACCGTAACCGTCGAGAGTCCGGACGGCGAGGCTCGCGGCTCGGTGACCGCCGCGATCGCGGATTCCGGCCCTAAGCGTCGGCTCGGCCTCAGCGACGCCGAGGCGCTGCCCGAGGACGGCGGGATGCTGTTCGTCTACGACGCGCCCCTACAGAGCCTGACGTACGTGATGCGTCGGATGAGCTTCGGCATCGACATCGTCTTCGTCGACGGCGATCGGGAGATCGTCCGGATCCACAACGCGCCCGAACCGGGACCGAACGAGGACGGCGAGGAGCAACAGTATGACGGATCCGGCCAGTACGTGCTCGAGGTCCCCTACGAGTGGACCGACCGCCACGGCGTCGAGGTTGGCGACTCGCTGGCGTTCGACCTCTGA
- a CDS encoding CynX/NimT family MFS transporter, translating to MSRTRLFGSLCALVFLVNFARVVFAPLVGEFIDAFGIREGTAGLIVTLAWLGSAAPRLPAGWALTRFTRRRVIVVSGAMLTAGALGVALAPGVLALMVAAFAVGLASGVYFVAANPFISELFPQRVGRVMGVHGMASQLSAVIAAPAVTVALWYDWRYAFYALALAAAASTVLFVALAKRTDLPDAGASDTDFLAAARGEWKLIAAGVVLMGLTSFVWQGLFNFYELYMIDKGLPRATARNLLTVIFAAGVPAFLVSGDLADRLPHVPYLLGIVSSFVVGVVLVVVAEGLAAVIAASVVVGFAIHMLFPAGDTYLLASLPDESRASAYAMFSAGMMTTQAAGSWVVGEAVEAGAGYDAVFLALAGGLVVLVAAYAALYRLGRVPGGAAGATRAA from the coding sequence GTGTCACGGACCAGGCTGTTCGGATCGCTTTGCGCGCTGGTCTTCCTCGTCAATTTCGCGCGGGTCGTGTTCGCCCCCCTCGTGGGCGAGTTCATCGACGCGTTCGGGATCCGCGAGGGGACCGCCGGGCTCATCGTCACGCTCGCGTGGCTCGGCTCGGCCGCCCCGCGGCTCCCGGCCGGCTGGGCGCTCACGCGCTTCACGCGGCGCCGCGTGATCGTCGTCTCCGGCGCGATGCTGACCGCCGGTGCGCTGGGCGTCGCGCTCGCCCCCGGCGTCCTCGCGCTGATGGTCGCCGCCTTCGCGGTCGGCCTGGCCTCCGGCGTCTACTTCGTCGCCGCGAACCCGTTCATCTCGGAGCTGTTCCCGCAGCGCGTCGGGCGCGTGATGGGCGTCCACGGCATGGCCAGCCAGCTCTCCGCCGTCATCGCCGCGCCCGCGGTCACCGTCGCGCTGTGGTACGACTGGCGGTACGCCTTCTACGCGCTCGCGCTCGCGGCGGCGGCCAGCACGGTCCTGTTCGTCGCGCTCGCGAAGCGGACCGACCTCCCCGACGCCGGCGCGAGCGACACGGACTTCCTCGCGGCCGCCCGCGGCGAGTGGAAGCTGATCGCGGCGGGCGTCGTGCTGATGGGACTCACGAGCTTCGTCTGGCAGGGCCTGTTCAACTTCTACGAGCTGTACATGATCGACAAGGGGCTGCCGCGGGCGACCGCGCGGAACCTCCTGACGGTGATCTTCGCCGCCGGCGTGCCCGCGTTCCTCGTCTCCGGCGACCTCGCGGACCGGCTCCCGCACGTGCCGTACCTGCTCGGCATCGTCTCCTCGTTCGTCGTGGGCGTCGTCCTCGTCGTCGTCGCGGAGGGGCTCGCCGCGGTGATCGCCGCGAGCGTCGTCGTCGGCTTCGCCATTCACATGCTGTTCCCGGCCGGCGACACGTACCTGCTGGCGTCGCTGCCGGACGAGTCGCGCGCGTCGGCGTACGCGATGTTCTCGGCCGGAATGATGACCACGCAGGCGGCCGGATCGTGGGTCGTCGGCGAGGCGGTCGAGGCGGGCGCGGGGTACGACGCCGTCTTCCTCGCGCTCGCGGGCGGCTTAGTGGTCCTCGTCGCCGCGTACGCGGCCCTGTACCGGCTCGGGCGCGTCCCCGGCGGCGCGGCGGGCGCGACGCGGGCGGCGTGA
- a CDS encoding 6-hydroxymethylpterin diphosphokinase MptE-like protein: MNFDTFEPVYEAILADFGFDRTGDERARDVAADLATPFPLDRLGDWEGETVAVAGAAPCLADEVALARDADVVVAASTAADVLVDRGVAVDCMVTDLDKNPETAAELTREGVPVAAHVHGDNIPAVRQWLPRFADEWTLATTQAAPVGPVQNTGGFTDGDRAAFLADHVGAGELVFPGWNFDDPDVDPMKARKLDWAARLLRWLERRRGEEFDILDGRREAADAALREALGDRFDD, encoded by the coding sequence GTGAACTTCGACACCTTCGAGCCCGTCTACGAGGCGATCCTCGCCGACTTCGGGTTCGATCGGACGGGCGACGAACGCGCCCGCGACGTCGCCGCCGACCTCGCGACGCCGTTCCCGCTCGACCGCCTCGGCGACTGGGAAGGGGAAACGGTCGCCGTCGCGGGCGCGGCGCCGTGCCTCGCCGACGAGGTCGCGCTCGCCCGCGACGCCGATGTCGTCGTCGCGGCCTCGACCGCCGCCGACGTCCTCGTCGACCGCGGCGTCGCCGTCGACTGTATGGTGACCGACCTCGACAAGAACCCGGAGACGGCGGCCGAACTGACCCGCGAGGGCGTCCCCGTTGCCGCCCACGTCCACGGCGACAATATCCCCGCCGTCCGCCAGTGGCTCCCGCGCTTCGCCGACGAGTGGACGCTGGCGACGACGCAGGCGGCCCCCGTCGGCCCGGTCCAGAACACGGGCGGGTTCACCGACGGCGACCGCGCCGCGTTCCTCGCCGACCACGTCGGCGCCGGCGAACTGGTCTTCCCCGGGTGGAACTTCGACGACCCGGACGTCGATCCGATGAAGGCCCGGAAGCTCGATTGGGCCGCCCGCCTGCTGCGCTGGCTCGAACGCCGTCGCGGCGAGGAGTTCGATATTCTGGACGGCCGGCGGGAGGCGGCCGACGCCGCGCTCCGGGAGGCCCTCGGCGACCGGTTCGACGACTAA
- a CDS encoding methionine adenosyltransferase yields the protein MDRNIQVSRLDRQAVEDQEVEIVERKGIGHPDSICDGVAESVSRALSQLYLDRVGKVLHYNTDETQLVAGRAAPAFGGGEVVEPIYILIVGRATKEYDGEQLPVDSTALAAARDYLSEAIPELEYGTDVVVDVRLGEGSGDLQDVFGEETQEVPMANDTSFGVGHAPLTETETIVHEAERALNTTYHDDHPELGPDVKIMGKREGDRIDITVAAAMVDAYVDGLDEYDDAVASVREYVDDLAREYTDREVGVDVNTADDYDEGSVYLTVTGTSAEQGDDGSVGRGNRANGLITPNRPMSMEATSGKNPVNHIGKIYNLLSTRVAESVTSEVDGIRDLQVRLLSQIGRPIDEPHVADAQIVTEEGVALDDIEADVLDIVDRELADVTDVTRSVIEGDVSTF from the coding sequence ATGGACCGGAACATACAGGTCAGCCGTCTCGACCGGCAGGCGGTCGAGGATCAGGAGGTCGAGATCGTCGAGCGAAAGGGGATCGGTCACCCCGACTCTATCTGCGACGGGGTCGCGGAGTCCGTCTCGCGGGCGCTCTCGCAGCTCTACTTGGACCGCGTCGGCAAGGTGCTCCACTACAACACCGACGAGACGCAGTTAGTCGCCGGCCGCGCGGCCCCCGCGTTCGGCGGCGGCGAGGTCGTCGAGCCCATCTACATCCTCATCGTCGGCCGCGCCACGAAGGAGTACGACGGCGAGCAGCTCCCCGTCGACTCGACCGCGCTGGCGGCCGCCCGCGACTACCTCTCCGAGGCGATCCCGGAGCTGGAGTACGGCACCGACGTGGTCGTCGACGTGCGGCTCGGCGAGGGGTCGGGCGACCTCCAGGACGTGTTCGGCGAGGAGACCCAGGAAGTGCCGATGGCCAACGACACCTCCTTCGGCGTCGGCCACGCCCCGCTCACCGAGACGGAGACCATCGTCCACGAGGCCGAGCGCGCGCTCAACACCACGTACCACGACGACCATCCCGAACTCGGCCCCGACGTGAAGATCATGGGGAAACGCGAGGGCGATCGGATCGACATCACCGTCGCCGCCGCGATGGTCGACGCCTACGTCGACGGCCTCGACGAGTACGACGACGCGGTCGCGTCCGTCCGCGAGTACGTCGACGACCTCGCCCGCGAGTACACCGACCGCGAGGTGGGCGTCGACGTCAACACCGCCGACGACTACGACGAGGGCTCCGTCTACCTCACCGTCACCGGCACCTCCGCCGAGCAGGGCGACGACGGCTCGGTCGGCCGCGGCAACCGCGCGAACGGCCTCATCACCCCGAACCGCCCGATGTCGATGGAGGCGACCTCCGGGAAGAACCCCGTCAACCACATCGGGAAGATCTACAACCTCCTCTCGACCCGCGTCGCCGAGTCCGTCACGAGCGAGGTCGACGGCATCCGCGACCTCCAGGTCCGACTGCTCTCGCAGATCGGCCGCCCGATCGACGAGCCCCACGTCGCGGACGCGCAGATCGTCACGGAGGAGGGCGTCGCGCTGGACGACATCGAGGCGGACGTGCTCGACATCGTCGACCGCGAGCTGGCCGACGTGACGGACGTGACCCGCAGCGTCATCGAGGGCGACGTCTCGACGTTCTGA
- a CDS encoding nascent polypeptide-associated complex protein, whose protein sequence is MFGGGGMNPRKMKQMMKQMGIDVEELDAERVVIETADGDDLVFDGAQVTKMDAQGQETYQIVGSPDAVADAGAGGATAVEGDEADDPALDDADDADDGDDGIPEEDVKLVAQQAGVSKEAAREALEAANGEPARAIADLQ, encoded by the coding sequence ATGTTCGGAGGCGGCGGCATGAACCCGCGGAAGATGAAACAGATGATGAAACAGATGGGGATCGACGTCGAGGAGCTCGACGCCGAGCGGGTCGTCATCGAGACGGCCGACGGCGACGACCTCGTCTTCGACGGCGCCCAGGTCACCAAGATGGACGCCCAAGGGCAGGAGACCTACCAGATCGTCGGCTCGCCCGACGCGGTGGCCGACGCGGGCGCCGGCGGCGCGACCGCGGTCGAGGGGGACGAGGCGGACGACCCCGCGCTCGACGACGCTGACGACGCGGACGACGGCGACGACGGCATTCCGGAGGAGGACGTGAAACTGGTCGCCCAGCAGGCGGGCGTCTCGAAGGAGGCCGCCCGCGAGGCGCTGGAGGCGGCCAACGGCGAGCCCGCGCGAGCGATCGCCGACCTGCAGTGA